A single window of Nicotiana sylvestris chromosome 3, ASM39365v2, whole genome shotgun sequence DNA harbors:
- the LOC104215662 gene encoding beta-D-glucosyl crocetin beta-1,6-glucosyltransferase-like, with protein sequence MDTENTKLKAFLFPWLAYGHISPFLELAKKLSDRGFLIELCSTPINLSFIQKRIPKSYSSTIQLVELILPEFPQLPSHYHTTNGLPLHLNSILHKALKLAKPNLFTILKTRKPDIIIYDVMQLWTFGIASLLNIPSAQFFTSGAAMCSYFVHLYKNLDVEYPFPALHLLDYEIERARKLVHKNEKENENKDDQPEEEMPPQEGIMLISTCRELEGKYMDYLAEIIETRILPIGTLVQDPLASGEGNMNIMQWLDSKKELSTVFVSFGSEYFLTKEEREEIALGLELSQVNFIWVVRFPKGEKQNLEEALPQGFLERVGDRGMIVEWAPQAKILTHSSIGGFVSHCGWNSISESIEFGVPIIAIPMQLDQPMNAKLLVEIGVALEVVRDDNGSLHREDIASVIKGVTSGESSDNMRCKVRSLGKNLRTKSVEDMDATVEELRQLVGNSKSKNGSF encoded by the coding sequence ATGGATACAGAAAATACCAAGTTGAAGGCTTTCTTGTTTCCATGGTTGGCCTATGGACACATCTCACCATTTCTTGAGCTAGCCAAAAAACTTTCAGATAGAGGCTTCTTGATTGAACTTTGTTCTACACCTATTAATCTAAGTTTCATTCAAAAAAGAATCCCAAAAAGCTATTCTTCCACAATTCAGCTTGTGGAACTCATATTACCAGAATTTCCTCAACTTCCTTCTCACTATCACACAACCAATGGACTTCCTCTCCATCTCAATTCCATCCTTCACAAAGCTCTCAAGTTGGCCAAACCAAACCTTTTCACCATCCTAAAAACACGAAAACCCGATATAATAATCTATGATGTTATGCAACTATGGACTTTTGGGATAGCTTCATTACTCAACATACCATCAGCTCAATTTTTCACCTCTGGCGCGGCCATGTGTTCCTATTTTGTGCACTTGTACAAGAATCTTGATGTCGAATACCCTTTTCCAGCTCTTCATTTACTCGATTATGAGATAGAAAGAGCGCGTAAATTGgtccataaaaatgaaaaagagaatgaaaacaaGGATGATCAACCTGAAGAGGAGATGCCTCCTCAAGAAGGGATCATGCTAATAAGTACTTGTAGAGAATTAGAAGGGAAATATATGGATTATTTGGCTGAAATTATTGAGACTAGAATTTTGCCTATAGGTACACTAGTTCAAGACCCTTTGGCCAGTGGAGAGGGAAACATGAACATCATGCAATGGCTAGATAGTAAAAAAGAGTTGTCAACTGTGTTTGTCTCTTTTGGGAGTGAGTATTTTTTgacaaaagaagaaagggaggAAATAGCTTTAGGGTTAGAGCTAAGCCAAGTGAATTTCATATGGGTTGTTAGGTTTCCAAAAGGTGAAAAACAAAATCTTGAAGAGGCTTTGCCACAAGGATTTCTTGAAAGAGTTGGAGATAGAGGGATGATTGTGGAATGGGCTCCACAAGCTAAAATACTAACTCATTCAAGTATTGGCGGATTTGTGAGTCATTGTGGATGGAATTCTATATCTGAAAGCATAGAATTTGGTGTTCCAATAATAGCTATTCCCATGCAACTTGACCAACCAATGAATGCTAAATTACTAGTGGAAATTGGAGTTGCTTTAGAAGTTGTGAGGGATGATAATGGATCACTTCATAGAGAAGACATAGCAAGTGTTATAAAAGGTGTAACAAGTGGAGAATCCTCGGATAATATGAGGTGTAAGGTGAGAAGTTTGGGCAAGAATTTGAGAACTAAAAGTGTTGAAGATATGGATGCAACTGTTGAGGAGTTAAGACAACTTGTTGGGAATAGTAAGAGCAAGAATGGTTCTTTTTAA